One region of Endozoicomonas sp. Mp262 genomic DNA includes:
- a CDS encoding HAD-IIIA family hydrolase, which translates to MTITSTDPAAIKLVIFDIDGVLTDGTLYYGSEGELIKPFNAKDGVGFRLLQKNGVAVAVITAKKSAPLAKRMSDLKVKHFFPGCHDKLAAFAELKASLSITDNQVAYVGDDVLDLPVMKNVGLAIAPADAYPLVLKYAHCVTGAKGGEGVVREVADLLVGARVDLERAYDDLVGPVVQ; encoded by the coding sequence ATGACAATCACTTCTACAGACCCGGCAGCCATCAAACTGGTTATTTTTGATATTGATGGGGTATTAACCGACGGCACTCTCTATTATGGATCGGAGGGAGAGTTGATAAAACCATTTAATGCCAAGGATGGGGTAGGCTTCAGGTTGCTCCAGAAGAATGGGGTTGCGGTGGCGGTTATTACCGCTAAAAAGTCGGCGCCACTGGCGAAAAGAATGTCAGACCTGAAGGTGAAGCATTTTTTTCCAGGCTGCCATGACAAACTGGCAGCTTTTGCTGAGCTAAAAGCCAGTCTGTCTATTACCGATAACCAGGTTGCCTATGTGGGGGATGATGTGCTGGATCTGCCCGTGATGAAAAATGTGGGACTGGCCATTGCTCCGGCCGATGCTTACCCGCTGGTGCTGAAATATGCTCACTGTGTGACTGGAGCCAAAGGCGGAGAAGGTGTGGTCAGGGAAGTGGCAGACCTGCTGGTGGGAGCCAGGGTGGATCTTGAACGCGCTTATGATGATTTGGTGGGTCCGGTGGTTCAGTAA
- the nhaB gene encoding sodium/proton antiporter NhaB — protein MTLKMAFLHNFMGTSSAWYKSLILTFLIINPMILFAFGPVVSSWVLVAEFIFTLAMALKCYPLVPGGLLIIEAIVMGLTSPAAIYQELVTNFPVILLLMFMVAGIYFMKDLLLFVFTRILLGIQSKPLLSLLFTAVSALLSAFLDALTVTAVIITVGTGFYAVYHKVASGKKLGHHGLHDHQNDEHVIEYHREDLNRFRAFLRSLMMHALVGTALGGACTLVGEPQNLLIAQRANWQFMDFATRMAPVTMPVLVAGLTTCLLLEWVKWFGFGARLPEPVREILLEFSAYEAERRTPRQRASLVVQGLVAIILIISLALHLAEVGLIGLLVIILITAFTGIIEEHQLGKAFVEAMPFTALLVVFFGVVAVIHQQHLFSPVIAILLELPTEQQPGMIFLANGLLSAMSDNVFVAAIYIDEVKQAFDAGIISQEQFEKLAIAINTGTNLPSIATPNGQAAFLFLLTSTLAPLIRLSYGRMVWMALPYTIVLTATGYIAVLRLG, from the coding sequence ATGACTTTGAAAATGGCCTTTCTTCATAATTTTATGGGCACCAGCAGCGCCTGGTATAAAAGCCTGATACTGACCTTCCTCATCATCAACCCCATGATCCTGTTTGCCTTTGGCCCGGTAGTATCAAGCTGGGTATTAGTGGCCGAATTTATATTCACGCTGGCTATGGCGCTTAAATGCTATCCCCTGGTTCCCGGTGGCTTGTTAATCATCGAAGCCATAGTGATGGGACTCACTTCACCTGCCGCTATTTATCAGGAATTGGTGACTAATTTTCCAGTAATCCTGCTGCTGATGTTTATGGTGGCGGGTATCTATTTTATGAAGGATCTGTTGTTGTTTGTCTTTACCCGGATTTTGCTGGGTATTCAGTCAAAACCCCTGCTTTCCCTGCTGTTTACGGCTGTCTCAGCCCTGCTGTCCGCCTTTCTGGATGCGCTTACCGTGACAGCGGTTATTATCACTGTGGGAACCGGTTTTTATGCGGTTTATCATAAAGTCGCCTCCGGTAAAAAACTGGGGCATCATGGACTGCATGATCATCAAAATGATGAGCATGTCATTGAATACCATCGGGAAGACCTTAACCGGTTTCGGGCTTTTCTGCGAAGCCTGATGATGCACGCCCTGGTGGGAACCGCTTTGGGAGGAGCCTGTACCCTGGTGGGAGAGCCTCAAAACCTATTGATTGCGCAACGGGCTAACTGGCAGTTTATGGATTTTGCCACCCGAATGGCACCGGTGACTATGCCTGTGCTGGTAGCTGGACTGACCACTTGCCTGTTGCTGGAGTGGGTTAAATGGTTTGGGTTTGGTGCCAGGTTACCTGAGCCGGTTCGGGAAATTCTGCTGGAGTTCTCTGCTTACGAGGCTGAACGAAGAACACCACGGCAGCGTGCCAGTCTGGTGGTTCAGGGGCTGGTTGCCATTATTCTAATTATTTCTCTGGCATTGCATCTGGCCGAGGTCGGGCTGATTGGTTTATTGGTCATTATTTTAATTACAGCGTTTACCGGAATTATTGAAGAGCACCAATTGGGTAAAGCCTTTGTGGAAGCCATGCCGTTTACTGCGTTGCTGGTGGTATTTTTTGGCGTGGTTGCGGTTATTCATCAACAGCACCTGTTTAGCCCGGTTATTGCTATTCTGCTGGAACTGCCCACTGAACAGCAACCCGGGATGATATTCCTGGCAAACGGGTTGCTTTCGGCTATGAGCGATAATGTATTTGTGGCTGCTATTTATATTGATGAGGTGAAGCAGGCCTTTGATGCGGGAATAATCAGCCAGGAGCAGTTTGAAAAGCTGGCAATTGCCATTAATACCGGTACTAATCTTCCCAGTATAGCTACGCCAAATGGCCAGGCCGCTTTTTTATTTTTGCTGACTTCTACTCTGGCCCCTCTAATAAGGCTATCCTATGGTCGGATGGTTTGGATGGCATTGC
- a CDS encoding methyltransferase domain-containing protein, protein MADKNDVKAFEAYGITILKSSHSRVRIIKRKTDEPVIHGHKIWGSSLLLMDYFQQYQLIQPGDHVLDAGCGWGLTGIYAAHNCGARVTAIDADKSVFPYLDLHADVNNVQVATLQRRFEKLRIKDFSDHCLVFGGDVCFWDELVDIWYNLIGRAFRAGVERVVLADPGRTSFHDLTEKCLNRWGADSVEWSVSHPRPISGYILDIQNPGQ, encoded by the coding sequence ATGGCAGATAAAAATGATGTTAAAGCGTTTGAAGCTTACGGTATCACTATTCTTAAATCCTCCCATTCACGGGTGCGTATCATCAAGCGCAAAACAGATGAACCTGTTATTCATGGTCATAAAATATGGGGTTCCAGTTTACTGCTGATGGACTATTTTCAGCAGTATCAGCTGATTCAACCCGGAGATCATGTGCTGGATGCTGGCTGTGGCTGGGGACTGACAGGGATCTACGCTGCCCATAACTGTGGTGCCAGGGTAACGGCCATTGACGCTGATAAAAGTGTTTTTCCCTATCTGGATTTGCATGCTGATGTGAATAATGTCCAGGTGGCAACCCTTCAACGTCGGTTTGAAAAATTGCGGATTAAGGATTTTTCCGATCATTGCCTGGTATTTGGCGGCGATGTCTGCTTCTGGGATGAACTGGTTGATATCTGGTATAACCTTATTGGCAGGGCCTTTCGTGCCGGAGTGGAACGTGTGGTATTGGCCGACCCCGGACGCACCAGTTTCCATGATCTCACGGAAAAATGCCTGAATCGCTGGGGGGCTGATTCAGTGGAGTGGAGTGTATCTCATCCCCGGCCTATCAGTGGCTACATTCTTGATATTCAAAATCCGGGTCAATAA
- a CDS encoding SPOR domain-containing protein — protein sequence MGQGLKQRVLGAVLLIGLLVLLAPALFQGGKDHPLVKGNLPPAKPSPEIPAFINVLETPPEPVDVVEKATRPEEDERGQSGIDAQGHLKAWSLQLASFSDESNAGKLVTTLRDKGHAAYIRKVQQNKARWLYRVYVGPEVRTRELVELKGRLQKELGLSGIVVRYHP from the coding sequence GTGGGTCAAGGACTAAAACAGCGGGTGTTAGGTGCGGTACTCTTGATTGGGTTACTGGTGTTATTGGCACCCGCTCTTTTTCAGGGAGGAAAGGATCACCCCCTGGTAAAGGGAAACTTACCTCCGGCAAAACCTTCGCCAGAGATTCCTGCCTTTATTAATGTCCTGGAAACGCCACCTGAACCTGTTGATGTTGTAGAAAAAGCGACTCGGCCTGAAGAAGATGAGCGTGGACAATCGGGTATTGATGCCCAGGGACACCTTAAGGCCTGGTCGCTGCAACTGGCCTCGTTTTCTGATGAAAGCAATGCCGGTAAACTGGTAACCACCTTGCGGGATAAAGGTCATGCAGCCTATATCCGCAAGGTACAGCAGAACAAGGCGCGCTGGTTGTATCGGGTCTATGTGGGTCCCGAGGTTCGTACCAGGGAGCTTGTCGAGCTTAAGGGAAGGTTGCAGAAAGAGCTGGGGCTTAGCGGTATTGTGGTACGCTACCATCCTTAA